In Methanolacinia paynteri, the genomic stretch CTTGAGAACGTTCGCGGTAATTGCGATGCTCGTCGCCGTAAGTGCGGCCCCGATGAAGAACGATCCTTCGATAGGATATCCTAATGCATCGGCGGTCAGAAAGCCCAAAATCCAGGGGAGGATCACGCCGCAGATCCCGATAAGAAGAAACCTGCCCTTTAGTATGTCGCTGAAATGAAAGTCGAACCCGATTACAAAGAGAATTATGATCGCACCCATCTGTGCAAGGGCACTTACGAGGTCGGTGTAGGTGATCAGACCGAGGACGCTCGGGCCGACGATAAGCCCGAGTATGATCTCCCCGACAACCGCCGACTGGTGAATATACGAAGCGATGAGGTATCCGCCCACGGCGACGAGAAGAAGGAGAGCGATCTGGAATTCGGCATTAACAACGGGCAACGGGTCCATTGGTTCATATTATTTTACAACTTATAGAAAAACCCTCCTTTCACGATGCCGTCAATAACTTCTTCAGGCCGGGGATGGCCGGAGAATTCCCGGTCAGGAATCATTATCAGCAGAAAACCGAATTAATTAGAAAAGAATAATTTTTGAGTAACGATTATGACGGGAACAGACGTAGAGAGCATTATATCGATAATACTTCTCCTGCTTTTCATTGCAATCTTCGCGGGAATATTATTCAGAAAGATAAAAGTGCCCTACACAATCGGCCTTTTCCTGGCAGGTTTTGTAATTACGGCGATATCCCGGAACATTTCAGGAATCGAAAACCTCTTCGATTTTGTGCTCTCATCAGAAATTATACTCTTTCTCTTTCTGCCGCCCATCGTCTTCGAAGCTGCCTTTCATATCAACAAGAGGCTGATGTCAGAGACAATTGCACCGATACTTATTCTTGCAATTCCCGGAGTCATATTTTCTGCATTGGTTGTCGGCTGTATAGTCGGATATGCAACCCCGGTGCCGCTGATATATGCGATGCTCTTCGGGGCCCTGATCTCGGCAACCGACCCTGTCTCGGTCATAGCGCTCTTCAAAAACATAGGAGTTCCTGCAAGACTTACGACTATCCTCGAAGGTGAAAGCGTATTCAACGATGCATCTGCCCTTGTTACGTTCAGCCTTGTTCTCGGGATCATTAGTGTGGGAACCTTCGATCTCTACACAGTTGTCTATGGAACGGAATGGATATTCTGGAGCTTCTTCGGCGGAATCCTCACGGGAATATTCACAGGCATCCTGATTGGAAGTCTCATCGCCCTGTCCGGGAAGGATGCAGTCATATCGTCTGTTATAACGATGATAATTGCATATGCCTCCTATCTCCTGGCGGACTCGCTATTCCAGGTGTCCGGAATAATTGCGGTGCTTACGGCAGGACTAATCGTCGGGTGGTTCTCCTCGATCTGGCTTAAGAAGGAGGAACGCAAAGGGCTGTCGGATTTCCAGGATTTTTCCGCATATCTTGCGAACAGTCTCATATTTCTCCTGATCGGAATTACAACCGCCAACATACTGGCAGTTTACAGCTCCGAAACCGAACTCCTGCTCCTGATTCCTGTCGCACTGGTCGCGGTCTTCATATCGAGGGCCGCGGTGGTCTATATCCTTTCGGGTGTCATGAATCTCTTCAAAGGCAGGGGTTACATCCCGCTAAATTACCAGCATGCACTTTTCTGGGGAGGGCTCCGCGGTGCCGTTGCACTCGCACTTGCGCTCTCGATCAGCGAGAATATGCCGTACAGGGATGAGATCGTGATGATGACAGTCGGGGTCGTCCTGTTTACCGTTATCGTCGAGGGGACGACGACAAAACCGCTTACAGCGAAACTTGGTCTCGACCGGCCGAGCAATATCGCGTTATACGAATATTACAGCGGAATCATCCATGCAAAGACGGCGGGTCTCAAGATTCTCGACAGACTTGAAGCACGGAATAAGGTGGAACCGGTGATTGCCGGCAGGATCAGGGATGAGTATTCCCGTGAGATTACAGATGCCCGCAGCGGCATACAGGAAATATACCAGAATATTCTCCCGGATGACGAAGTTTTAAAAAAGTTCCTGTGGATTCGGCTGATTATGGTTGAGAGGAGTTTCTACGAGGAGTTTTATGAAGGCGGTTATATCTCTGAGATCGTTCTTGACGAGATGAGGCATTTCATCAATCTCAGGCTGGACGATGTAATGGCAGGAATTGTGCCTCCGCGTGATATTCTCAAACCTGATTCCCCGGAATACAGGATCTCTATGAAAACAGCAGCCGTCCTCTCGGGGACATTTAAGAACTCCCATTTTGCCAAAAACCTGCGAAAATTCATACTTACAACCGAATACCAGAAATATATTGTATTGAGTTCTGCGGCCACGGAGGTGGAGGGTGCCATGGACATTATCACTTCAGAACTGGATTTCCCGGAGAAAATTGTGGACGAGGCCGGAAAAGAACTGCACAGGATCTCGGAGAGGTCGGAGAAGAGAATCGAAGATATGTCAGCGAGGTACCCCGAGCTTTCAAAAGATATCGAGGACTACTATTTCCGGCTTTCTATTATGATGAAGGAGGAGAAGGAATATTCGGGCATGAAGGAAAAAGGGCTTGTATTTCCGAATGTATATCATAAACTCCTGGAAAAGATCGAGAAAGAGAGAGCCGGGCTTGAGGAACATATATTCAATATTGTCTGATCTGAAAAACAAGTTTTTTTCTGAAATCACCAGGTTGGCAGATATCAATTTTCACAGATTTTTCCCAGGAAACAGAGCGATCGAAAGGTCGATCTTAATTTTGTCGTAAATAGATCTGATAACTGGGCCTCCGATTTCAATGTGTTATACTTTATAAAACTAAAACTCACAGTTTAGATCGGATACTGATAGCGGGTAAATGGTCAATATGGAAAATCTAAGCGCAAACGTAAGCGAAAGAGCCAATCTTATCTTGTCGATAGCAGATAAACTGACCGGAACATACAAACCTCATGAATATGGAGAAGTGATTCTTCCCCTGACTGTCATAAGGCGTTTTGACTGTGTACTTGCAGATACAAAAGATGCCGTTCTTGAGAAGAATTCCAAAGTAAAAGCAGTTGCAATGAAAGAGACATTTCTCCAGAAAGCGTCCGGCTATTCGTTCTACAATACAAGCAGATTCACATTTCAAAAACTGCTGGATGACCCCGACAATATAGAGACACTCATCAGAAAACTTGAAGAATACAAAAATTCCCTGATCTATGAAGCCGTGACCGGGAAGATGGATGTTTGCCAATGACGGAAAAAGAGAAGAAAATACCTATAGGCTCTGAAACGGCAATAAAAATATTCGACCAGAAAAATATCAGGACAGCATGGGATAGTGAGAATGAGAAATGGTATTTCTCAATCATCGACGTACTGGCAGTACTTACTGAAAGCAAAAATCCCACAGCATATTGGAGAAAACTTAAACAGCGACTCAAAACAGAGGGAAACCAAACCGTGACAAATTGTCACGGTTTGAAGATGTCTGCTCCGGACGGGAAAATGAGAATGACTGATGTTGCCGACACGGAACAACTGTTCAGGCTTATCCAGTCAGTACCCTCCCCTAAAGCAGAACCGTTTAAGATATGGCTTGCAAAAGTAGGAAAAGAAAGGGTAGATGAGATCGCCGATCCGGAACTTACGATAGACAGGGCTCTTCAGACCTACCGAAGGAAAGGATACTCTGAAAAGTGGATAAATCAGCGATTAAAGACCATTGAAATCCGTAAAGAGTTAACGGACGAATGGGATCGTGCAGGAATTGAAAAAGGAACAGACTATGCGATATTGACAGATGAAATCACTAAAGCATGGTCCGGAATGACAACAAAAGAATATAAACAGTTAAAAGAGCTAAGAAAAGAAAGCCTCCGCGACAATATGACAAATCTTGAACTTGTCCTGAATATGCTTGCAGAAGCTACTACAACAGAGATATCCAAATCAGAAAATCCATCAGGACTTTCAGATAGCCAGAAGATTGCAAACCGTGGAGGGAAGGTAGCCGGAACTGCCCGCAAAGAGATTATAAAACAAACGGGAAAAGATCCTGTAACTTCAAAGAAGGATACAGAACAGCAACTTTCAAACGCGGAAAACGCAGAGATAAACTAAATTCCGATCGAGCTTAAATTTCTAAAGAAAACCGTATGAAGATTTGAGTCTAAATATGGAAATTTCGGGATCTCAGTAACTTTTTGATAAATACAGATTAAACTTGCCCAAGTTAGCAGGTAAACATCACGCCCTTACAGGAATGCCTGCACTATACATTACAACATCCACCAAAACGTAAGATCTGATATAAGGACTCAGATACCTCTCCCGAGACAAGTTCGACCCCCCTTCCGAACGAACTTATGATATTTACTTTGTATTCCGGAAGTCATAATAGAGATTTCTCAGATGCATTCATGAAACGAAGGTTTCATACACTGTTTCATTTAGATCACAAAGCGATTTAATGCTAAATCATCACAAACACATAAAAATAAATCAAAACCCGAAAAAAGGTTTTAGGTGAACACCAATCAGGTGTCAAAACATCATTTGTGAACTCACATAGATCTCCTGAGAATCACCCCTCGACAATCTCGAAAAATTTCAGCGCAGCGGGAGCATGATCTTTTATCTCATCGTAGAAATATGTGCCCAGTGCCGCATCCGAATCCGCAATCGACTGTTTCAATGTCCGGACAAGCCATCCCTTTAAAGTGCCTTCGTTGTCAAGAGAGTTCATTACGACGACGACGGCCTCATCAACTTCCTGTTTGTTTCTCCAACGGTATCCCATTTTTACACCTCCGGGAAATGATGTAATGTTTTCCTGAAGATATTTAGATTTTATTGAGGTGTCAGGGTTGCAATATCTCAAAATTGTTTTGCAGATCCCAGGATTCAGTATCCACACATCCCAAGGTATAGGACGAGATTTCGTTCTAAAAAAATCCATTCCGAACCTGCCATGAGCTTATGACATCTCTCCGCTCAGGGGATACCCGCCTATCCCCTGAGCGGCATATCACCACGAAGAGGCCCCGAGGTCGGGGCCGATCCGCGGGTCTGCAGGGCGGCACGCGGCGAGGGGTTGCCTGCGATAAAAGAAAAAAATAAAATTAAAAATTATTCTTCCTCAGCCTGCCCCGGCTCGTCGAATCCAAGAAGGGTAGTTATCCATCTCGTGTCCGGACTTCCCTGCAGGAGAGCGATGATTATTACAGTGAACGGAACCGAGAGAAACAGCCCCACAGGACCGAGAACCCACGACCACAGGATGATCGTAACGATTACGATCAAAGGCGGAATCTGGAAACTGTCTGCTGCAAATTTGGAGAATACGAAATTTTCAACCACCGCATTAATTATGCAGATGCCTACGATCACCACGGCCGCACCCCATACCCCGAGCTGGAGCCAGGCGAGAAATATCGCGGGGATTGAAACAATTATCAGGCCGACATACGGGATGTAGCTTAAAATAATCGCCATAAGACCCCAGAAGACCGCCATATCGATCCCGAGAATATACAGCATTCCCCCGAACGATGCCCCGAGAACAACATTCGTCTTGGTCTTTACGACGAGCCATTTGATGATATTAGAGATAATGACTTTTACATTCTCGACCTTACCCGAGCCTTCCCCGTAAACTTTTTCAATCCTTCCCGGCATTTTGTGCACTTCAAGGAGAGCGAAGCACGTTATTACAAGAATGAAGAAGAGATCCATGGCAAGCATCGATCCTCCTGCGACAACCTCAAGAACCATTTTTGAAATTGCATTCCAGTCGGGTTTCAGGACAGATGCGACCATATCTCCTGAAATATTGAACCTGGCCAAAATATCCATCAACTCCGAGAGTCTCTCTGTCAGAAGGGATTCGTATTCCGGCAGTCTCGATATGAAAACGTACAGGGATTCATAGATCAGGAATACGAAAGCCAGGATACAGACGATATAAAGAATTATAATTATCGTCACCGAAAGGATATCGGAAAGCCCGGCCTTGTTCAGCCTCTTCATAATAGGAATTCCAAGAAGAGTAAGGATCACGGATATCAGCATAATATTTATGAAATAGGCCGCACTTTTCATCCCGATCAGGATTACAAACAGCAAAGCGATCGACAGGAGAGGATAGAGCAGGTTCTTTAAATTTTCAGGAGTTCTCATCTTTACAACCAGTCCGATTATTAATATTTATCCGTGGCTTAAAAATAAATTCTGATTGCCATCCGGAATCTCCAGATCCATCTATAGGTGTCCGGCATATATGGAAAATCAATTAGAATAATATTTTAACCATTACTGATGCAATATTGATTATCCATATAGCAGTTATTTGGAGTTCAATAATTTAATAATAATATAACCAGAATTATAGGATGGGATTGATCGATGGGCAGATTATGGGCGGCCGTTTTTC encodes the following:
- a CDS encoding type I restriction-modification system subunit M N-terminal domain-containing protein, with the protein product MENLSANVSERANLILSIADKLTGTYKPHEYGEVILPLTVIRRFDCVLADTKDAVLEKNSKVKAVAMKETFLQKASGYSFYNTSRFTFQKLLDDPDNIETLIRKLEEYKNSLIYEAVTGKMDVCQ
- a CDS encoding cation:proton antiporter; translated protein: MTGTDVESIISIILLLLFIAIFAGILFRKIKVPYTIGLFLAGFVITAISRNISGIENLFDFVLSSEIILFLFLPPIVFEAAFHINKRLMSETIAPILILAIPGVIFSALVVGCIVGYATPVPLIYAMLFGALISATDPVSVIALFKNIGVPARLTTILEGESVFNDASALVTFSLVLGIISVGTFDLYTVVYGTEWIFWSFFGGILTGIFTGILIGSLIALSGKDAVISSVITMIIAYASYLLADSLFQVSGIIAVLTAGLIVGWFSSIWLKKEERKGLSDFQDFSAYLANSLIFLLIGITTANILAVYSSETELLLLIPVALVAVFISRAAVVYILSGVMNLFKGRGYIPLNYQHALFWGGLRGAVALALALSISENMPYRDEIVMMTVGVVLFTVIVEGTTTKPLTAKLGLDRPSNIALYEYYSGIIHAKTAGLKILDRLEARNKVEPVIAGRIRDEYSREITDARSGIQEIYQNILPDDEVLKKFLWIRLIMVERSFYEEFYEGGYISEIVLDEMRHFINLRLDDVMAGIVPPRDILKPDSPEYRISMKTAAVLSGTFKNSHFAKNLRKFILTTEYQKYIVLSSAATEVEGAMDIITSELDFPEKIVDEAGKELHRISERSEKRIEDMSARYPELSKDIEDYYFRLSIMMKEEKEYSGMKEKGLVFPNVYHKLLEKIEKERAGLEEHIFNIV
- a CDS encoding AI-2E family transporter, with protein sequence MRTPENLKNLLYPLLSIALLFVILIGMKSAAYFINIMLISVILTLLGIPIMKRLNKAGLSDILSVTIIIILYIVCILAFVFLIYESLYVFISRLPEYESLLTERLSELMDILARFNISGDMVASVLKPDWNAISKMVLEVVAGGSMLAMDLFFILVITCFALLEVHKMPGRIEKVYGEGSGKVENVKVIISNIIKWLVVKTKTNVVLGASFGGMLYILGIDMAVFWGLMAIILSYIPYVGLIIVSIPAIFLAWLQLGVWGAAVVIVGICIINAVVENFVFSKFAADSFQIPPLIVIVTIILWSWVLGPVGLFLSVPFTVIIIALLQGSPDTRWITTLLGFDEPGQAEEE
- a CDS encoding BRO-N domain-containing protein encodes the protein MTEKEKKIPIGSETAIKIFDQKNIRTAWDSENEKWYFSIIDVLAVLTESKNPTAYWRKLKQRLKTEGNQTVTNCHGLKMSAPDGKMRMTDVADTEQLFRLIQSVPSPKAEPFKIWLAKVGKERVDEIADPELTIDRALQTYRRKGYSEKWINQRLKTIEIRKELTDEWDRAGIEKGTDYAILTDEITKAWSGMTTKEYKQLKELRKESLRDNMTNLELVLNMLAEATTTEISKSENPSGLSDSQKIANRGGKVAGTARKEIIKQTGKDPVTSKKDTEQQLSNAENAEIN